From Pedobacter indicus, a single genomic window includes:
- a CDS encoding SusC/RagA family TonB-linked outer membrane protein, with product MKQYLQKPGRIFFILLMLQVFFSYSEGRAQETQTGGRAAESSADGVRILGRISSEIGERLDGVTVAELGTNNSVLSVDGGKYTINVLNRSAQLEFSAVGYRTLTVDIGDREIVDVVLQDSITDLNQVVVVGFGTQKKASVVGAISTVKPQQLQITPNRSLSNNLAGMVPGVIAVQRSGDPWHNNSDFWIRGVSTFGGNSRPLVLVDGVERSLNDLDPEEIESFSVLKDAAASAVYGVRGANGVIMITTKRGKMGPPIVSLRFERSNTSPMSMPEYVGSVKYIEIMNELYEDAGRPAMISEEILQKYRDQSDPDLYPDVNWWDVVAKDHAASMRTNLNMSGGNNFLRYALELGYYTEDGIIDRDHNQEWNSAVKVNRQNVRSNVDLNVTPTTLVRVNLGGYLQTHNGPPGDETNFGIFYQASRIPPYIHPPQYSTGELPRINFRENPWAFATQRGYEKWNHYSLQSLTSVEQDLEALTPGLKAKLTFAFDKFSANSVSRSKQPDYYLPTSGRDEEGNLILEIQSHGQEFLGYGTGSQWGNQSVYLEGMVSYSRMFDDKHDINSMILYNQRNYDDGSYLPFRNQGIAGRFSYTYDRRFIAEANFGYNGSENFAPGKRFGFFPAFAAGWVISQEEFMEPVRDVISNLKIRGSWGKAGNSDIGGRRFAYISTIADFHYYRWGVDNDIYRLGRSEGDVGIPELTWETVAKTDIGLELGLFNGAINFNVDLFKENRENIFMQRNNVPGSAGFIKTVWANFGKVENEGIEMSLTADKNISEKWHVSVMANYTYAHNKRTEIDEPLGVLGTYRSSTGTPVGQLFGLVDDGLFTEDDFDESGDLKLGIPDQSFSESLRPGDIKYRDLNGDGVINALDRTAIGGSRMPEIVYGFGATIRYDFVDLGFFFQGAGRTWQILGGENWMPGTALGATGNIFSNIDSRWTPDNPSQDVFWPRLTYGVNSNNEQSSTWWLKDMSFLRLKNIELGFTLPSRWTERAHISNLRVFARASNILTFSKFDLWDPELETTDGLRYPMMKSASLGINVNF from the coding sequence ATGAAACAATACCTACAAAAACCAGGTAGAATATTCTTTATTCTCCTTATGCTACAGGTCTTTTTTTCTTATTCGGAAGGAAGGGCACAAGAAACGCAGACAGGCGGACGGGCCGCAGAATCAAGTGCTGATGGGGTTCGAATACTCGGTCGAATATCGAGTGAGATCGGCGAGCGGTTGGATGGGGTAACAGTTGCCGAACTTGGTACAAACAATTCAGTTCTTTCTGTTGATGGCGGGAAATATACGATCAACGTTCTTAACAGGAGTGCGCAATTGGAATTTTCGGCAGTTGGCTATCGAACTCTTACTGTTGATATTGGGGATCGAGAAATTGTTGATGTCGTTCTGCAGGACAGTATAACCGATTTGAACCAGGTTGTGGTCGTGGGTTTTGGAACGCAGAAGAAAGCTTCCGTAGTAGGAGCAATCTCAACAGTAAAACCACAGCAACTGCAGATTACGCCGAATCGGTCTCTCAGTAATAATCTCGCAGGTATGGTGCCTGGTGTAATTGCTGTACAACGATCTGGTGACCCATGGCACAATAATTCGGATTTTTGGATTCGCGGTGTGAGTACATTTGGAGGTAATTCGCGTCCATTGGTTTTGGTAGATGGGGTAGAGCGAAGTTTGAATGACCTGGATCCAGAGGAAATAGAATCGTTTTCTGTCCTCAAAGATGCTGCGGCGAGTGCAGTATATGGAGTTCGCGGCGCTAACGGCGTTATTATGATTACTACGAAACGCGGTAAAATGGGTCCTCCGATAGTTAGTCTTCGCTTCGAAAGATCCAATACGTCGCCCATGTCTATGCCTGAATATGTAGGTTCTGTCAAATATATCGAAATAATGAATGAGCTGTACGAAGACGCAGGGAGGCCCGCTATGATATCAGAAGAAATCCTGCAAAAGTACCGTGACCAGTCTGACCCTGACTTGTATCCTGATGTTAACTGGTGGGATGTTGTAGCTAAGGATCATGCAGCGAGCATGAGAACGAATCTGAACATGTCGGGTGGTAATAATTTTCTGCGTTATGCACTTGAGTTGGGCTATTATACGGAAGACGGTATTATCGACAGAGACCATAATCAGGAGTGGAATTCTGCGGTGAAAGTGAATCGACAAAATGTACGGTCGAACGTAGATTTAAATGTGACCCCGACTACCTTGGTGAGGGTCAATCTGGGTGGTTATCTACAAACACATAACGGTCCTCCGGGTGATGAAACAAATTTTGGTATTTTTTATCAGGCGTCCCGAATCCCGCCATATATACACCCACCTCAATACTCGACAGGTGAGTTGCCGCGGATTAATTTCCGTGAAAATCCTTGGGCATTTGCTACGCAAAGGGGCTATGAGAAGTGGAACCATTATTCCTTGCAGTCGCTAACATCCGTCGAGCAGGATTTAGAAGCACTTACACCCGGATTGAAAGCTAAATTGACTTTTGCGTTCGATAAATTCTCGGCCAACTCGGTGTCGCGGAGTAAGCAACCTGATTATTATTTGCCGACTTCCGGGCGCGATGAAGAAGGGAATCTTATCCTTGAAATCCAGAGCCATGGTCAAGAATTCCTGGGATACGGCACCGGGTCGCAATGGGGTAATCAAAGCGTGTATTTGGAAGGTATGGTTTCATATTCCAGAATGTTTGACGACAAACATGATATCAATTCAATGATCTTGTATAACCAACGAAATTATGATGATGGTAGCTATCTCCCTTTTAGAAACCAGGGGATCGCTGGTCGGTTTTCCTATACCTATGATCGTCGGTTTATAGCAGAAGCAAACTTTGGCTACAATGGTTCGGAGAACTTCGCTCCGGGGAAACGCTTTGGCTTCTTTCCTGCCTTCGCAGCCGGATGGGTAATCTCGCAGGAGGAGTTTATGGAACCCGTAAGAGATGTGATCTCCAATTTGAAAATACGCGGATCATGGGGTAAGGCGGGTAATAGCGATATTGGCGGGCGTCGGTTTGCCTACATTTCTACGATTGCAGATTTCCATTATTACCGTTGGGGTGTTGATAATGATATATATCGTTTAGGTCGGTCAGAAGGTGATGTTGGAATTCCTGAACTGACTTGGGAGACGGTTGCAAAAACAGATATCGGCTTGGAGCTTGGCTTGTTTAACGGAGCAATTAATTTCAATGTCGACCTGTTTAAAGAAAATAGGGAAAATATTTTCATGCAGCGAAACAACGTTCCCGGGTCTGCAGGCTTCATCAAAACAGTATGGGCAAACTTTGGGAAGGTGGAGAATGAAGGGATTGAAATGTCGTTGACGGCTGACAAAAACATTTCTGAAAAATGGCATGTTTCGGTCATGGCTAATTATACCTATGCTCATAATAAGAGAACAGAGATTGATGAGCCGCTCGGAGTGCTGGGTACTTATCGTTCAAGCACCGGAACACCGGTCGGACAATTATTTGGTTTGGTTGATGATGGACTGTTTACGGAGGACGATTTTGATGAGTCAGGAGACTTAAAACTGGGTATACCGGATCAATCCTTTAGCGAGTCGCTTCGCCCGGGTGATATAAAATACAGGGATCTGAACGGCGATGGTGTAATTAATGCCTTGGACCGTACAGCTATAGGAGGGTCCAGGATGCCTGAAATTGTATACGGATTTGGAGCTACCATACGCTATGATTTTGTGGATCTTGGATTTTTCTTTCAGGGAGCAGGTAGAACTTGGCAGATTTTGGGCGGTGAAAACTGGATGCCAGGAACGGCCTTGGGTGCTACGGGTAATATTTTTTCAAACATTGATAGCAGGTGGACTCCCGATAATCCTTCGCAAGATGTATTCTGGCCACGGCTGACTTATGGAGTTAACTCGAACAATGAGCAATCATCAACATGGTGGCTAAAAGACATGAGCTTCTTACGATTGAAAAACATTGAGCTTGGTTTCACACTTCCGTCAAGATGGACGGAAAGGGCACATATCTCTAATTTGAGGGTGTTTGCAAGAGCTTCTAATATTCTGACCTTTTCAAAATTTGACCTATGGGATCCGGAATTGGAAACAACTGACGGACTTCGTTATCCGATGATGAAGTCTGCGTCTCTGGGTATCAATGTGAACTTTTAA
- the xerD gene encoding site-specific tyrosine recombinase XerD, with the protein MDWQTAINNFKLYLQLERSLAKNSVEAYIRDIQKLQSYCLTQDQLNPLKVSTSDIQLFLKWLSELNVQERSQARILSGIKAFYTFLMLEDEINQNPAELIEAPRLSRKLPDFLHVDEIEQIIAAIDLSKPEGMRNKAIVETLYSCGLRVSELIDLKLSNLFFEIDFIKVVGKGNKERLVPIGEGAKKCISIYINEVRVHQNIKANFEDYVFLNRRGQPLTRVMIFIIIKELIKKTNITKKVSPHTFRHSFATHLIEGGADLRAVQEMLGHESITTTEIYTHLDRAYLQSVIRSYHPRP; encoded by the coding sequence ATGGATTGGCAAACCGCAATAAATAATTTTAAGTTGTATCTGCAACTGGAGCGTTCACTTGCGAAAAATTCGGTAGAAGCCTATATACGGGATATCCAAAAACTGCAGTCGTATTGTCTGACACAAGATCAATTAAATCCACTCAAGGTCTCGACCAGCGATATTCAACTTTTTCTGAAATGGTTGAGCGAATTAAACGTGCAGGAGCGTTCGCAAGCAAGAATCTTATCGGGAATCAAAGCTTTCTATACCTTTCTGATGCTGGAAGATGAAATTAACCAAAATCCGGCAGAATTGATCGAAGCACCAAGATTAAGCAGAAAGCTTCCTGACTTCCTCCACGTCGATGAGATTGAGCAAATCATCGCGGCAATCGACCTGTCGAAACCGGAAGGCATGCGTAATAAAGCGATCGTTGAAACTTTGTATAGCTGTGGATTGCGCGTAAGCGAGCTGATTGACTTGAAACTATCCAATCTTTTTTTTGAAATTGACTTTATCAAGGTTGTCGGAAAAGGAAACAAGGAAAGATTGGTACCAATCGGCGAGGGTGCTAAGAAATGCATTTCGATCTATATCAATGAGGTGCGGGTTCATCAAAACATTAAAGCAAATTTTGAAGATTATGTTTTTTTAAACCGGAGAGGCCAACCACTGACTCGGGTTATGATTTTCATCATTATCAAAGAGTTAATCAAAAAGACAAACATTACTAAAAAGGTCAGTCCGCACACGTTTAGGCATTCGTTTGCGACGCACCTTATTGAAGGTGGGGCTGATTTGCGTGCTGTGCAAGAAATGCTAGGGCATGAAAGCATTACTACTACGGAAATTTATACGCATCTTGACAGAGCCTATTTGCAGTCAGTCATAAGATCCTATCATCCAAGACCTTAG
- a CDS encoding UbiX family flavin prenyltransferase has protein sequence MKKKKIIIAVTGASGAIYANVLFNRLEEIRDQIEEVGIVMSDNAKAVWSLELGNKDYDKYDFTYYKKNDFFAPFASGSAGYDTMIVCPCSMGTIGRIAGGISNDLLSRAADVVLKERRRLILVARETPYNLIHLKNMQVITEMGGIICPASPSFYSLPKNFDELAATVVDRVLQLSGLDIESYEWGKERE, from the coding sequence ATGAAAAAAAAGAAGATTATAATTGCTGTTACCGGGGCTAGTGGAGCGATTTACGCCAATGTGCTTTTTAATCGCTTAGAAGAAATACGTGATCAGATAGAAGAGGTGGGAATTGTAATGTCTGATAATGCCAAGGCAGTGTGGAGCCTAGAGTTAGGGAACAAAGATTATGATAAATACGATTTCACCTATTATAAAAAGAATGACTTTTTTGCACCTTTTGCATCCGGTTCCGCTGGTTATGACACCATGATTGTTTGCCCTTGTTCTATGGGCACAATCGGTCGGATCGCCGGGGGGATCTCCAACGATTTGCTGAGTCGCGCTGCCGATGTTGTTCTAAAAGAGCGCCGCCGTTTAATTTTAGTGGCTCGTGAAACACCTTACAATCTCATCCACTTGAAAAATATGCAAGTCATTACGGAGATGGGAGGGATTATTTGTCCCGCAAGTCCTTCCTTTTATAGCTTGCCGAAGAACTTCGATGAATTAGCAGCAACTGTGGTCGATCGGGTTCTGCAATTAAGCGGATTGGATATTGAAAGCTACGAATGGGGAAAAGAGCGGGAATAA
- a CDS encoding glycoside hydrolase family 172 protein — MSLFLLRRVTIGLGLLFMMKTAVLAQQIVNFETELNRLHSISLLSNYMEGTVVKQISSYDRTGGNDDGFGGTYSFLREEPSGGLVIFDEKGQGVIERIWTPTPTDDTLDFYLDGSTEPSLSIRFRDLFNDSQEPFLAPIADHKVGGFYSYIPIPYEKGCKIVFRGEKILFHQIQYRTYNEKYRVESYDPSSVGRYRPLLNQIVELWSKKSFLVDDFTKSDPIKVEKSLTLKPNSSETILELNRGGRLVGVELEPADAFSGVYKQIDLKISWDGEKSPAVYVPIADFFGFAFGTPSMESLLIGVTDNRAYSYIPMPFDNKAKVELVYRGGNELRAVDIRAKVYYEKRKRDTKNEGRFYAYWKNEKPALGVPYVFLEGQGKGHYVGTVMSGQAIDYTHFTEFFEGDDYTEIDGEMTVHGTGSEDYFNGGWYAQPGGWVERLGAPLTGCLEYNLPMGRTGGYRLFINDKMPFSNHILHQIEHGPVDNNRLVDYTSVAMYYADQAIVAQKNPDNSLTEIFVPDTVSFYTGLMEHLRYQGDLQKKDPGAVLSENGKGQLFVDVSEIPSGVYDVYIHLRSPDDVNLDVKMQDSNEWERISRTSGESSNKDFPIGRIKVIKGERPVQIAINNLGAELAFDRVTFAKTKK; from the coding sequence ATGAGTCTATTTTTACTTCGAAGAGTTACCATTGGTCTCGGTCTTTTATTTATGATGAAAACAGCTGTGCTTGCGCAGCAGATTGTCAATTTCGAGACCGAATTAAACCGATTACATTCAATTAGCCTCCTGTCGAATTATATGGAGGGAACAGTTGTCAAGCAAATTTCATCGTACGATCGGACCGGTGGGAATGATGACGGTTTTGGAGGTACGTATTCTTTTCTTAGAGAGGAGCCCAGCGGCGGATTGGTCATTTTTGACGAAAAGGGCCAGGGGGTAATCGAACGGATATGGACGCCCACACCTACCGATGATACGCTCGACTTTTACTTGGATGGCAGTACCGAACCTAGTTTATCGATTCGTTTTCGTGATTTGTTTAATGATAGTCAGGAACCTTTTTTGGCGCCGATAGCTGATCATAAAGTCGGCGGGTTCTATAGTTACATCCCTATTCCTTATGAAAAAGGATGTAAAATTGTCTTTAGAGGCGAAAAAATACTTTTTCATCAAATTCAGTATCGCACTTATAATGAAAAATATCGGGTAGAGAGTTATGATCCATCTTCTGTAGGACGATATAGACCACTTTTGAACCAGATTGTCGAACTGTGGAGTAAGAAAAGTTTTTTGGTTGATGATTTTACAAAATCAGATCCGATAAAAGTAGAAAAGAGTTTGACACTCAAGCCTAATTCTTCGGAAACGATTCTTGAGCTGAACCGGGGCGGTCGTCTTGTAGGGGTTGAACTAGAACCCGCTGATGCTTTTTCGGGTGTTTATAAGCAGATTGACTTAAAGATTTCCTGGGACGGAGAGAAAAGTCCGGCTGTGTATGTTCCTATAGCAGATTTTTTTGGGTTTGCATTTGGTACGCCATCTATGGAAAGTCTACTGATCGGTGTAACAGACAATAGAGCGTATAGTTATATACCAATGCCATTTGATAATAAAGCGAAAGTAGAATTGGTTTATCGTGGCGGTAACGAGCTGCGTGCAGTCGACATACGTGCAAAAGTTTATTATGAAAAGAGAAAGCGGGATACCAAAAATGAAGGACGATTTTATGCTTATTGGAAAAATGAGAAACCAGCTTTAGGTGTTCCTTATGTATTTCTTGAAGGTCAGGGAAAAGGGCATTACGTTGGTACGGTGATGTCTGGACAGGCAATTGACTATACTCATTTTACAGAGTTCTTTGAAGGTGACGATTATACGGAAATAGACGGCGAGATGACGGTTCATGGAACAGGGTCGGAAGATTATTTCAATGGCGGTTGGTATGCGCAGCCTGGTGGTTGGGTAGAACGATTGGGTGCGCCGTTGACGGGTTGTCTTGAATATAATTTACCAATGGGACGGACCGGCGGATATCGTTTATTTATCAACGACAAGATGCCTTTTTCGAATCATATCCTACACCAAATTGAACATGGTCCGGTTGATAATAACCGCTTGGTGGATTATACATCAGTTGCCATGTACTATGCAGATCAGGCGATCGTTGCGCAGAAGAACCCGGATAACTCACTAACAGAAATCTTTGTTCCCGATACAGTTAGCTTTTATACGGGATTAATGGAGCATTTACGTTATCAGGGTGATTTGCAGAAAAAAGATCCCGGAGCTGTACTTTCAGAAAACGGTAAAGGCCAGTTGTTTGTCGATGTTTCTGAAATTCCTTCTGGTGTATATGATGTTTATATCCACCTGCGCTCACCGGATGATGTGAATTTGGATGTAAAAATGCAAGACAGCAACGAATGGGAGCGTATATCCAGAACGTCGGGTGAGAGTTCTAATAAAGATTTCCCCATTGGTAGGATTAAGGTCATCAAGGGGGAACGTCCCGTTCAAATAGCCATCAATAACCTTGGTGCCGAATTGGCTTTCGATCGGGTCACGTTTGCAAAAACAAAAAAATAA
- a CDS encoding ankyrin repeat domain-containing protein, producing MSLSLLEEYIESGDAAAIDHLLHNNPTLGRQNTSHDISPLLLACYYHKPKIVKVLLKHIEEIDIYEAAAVGLEEPLRKMVESDPSLLSSYSPHGFTALGMACHFGNEEIVRYLLLKGADANQSSDNGYSVNPLYTAVSSNFESIAKLLVEGGAEVNVLQAGNQTPLHAAAENGNIEMLILLLENGASVDVKNDNGDRPSDVAAEKGHHEIANILQV from the coding sequence ATGAGTTTAAGTTTATTAGAAGAATATATAGAGTCTGGAGATGCAGCGGCGATTGATCACCTCCTGCACAACAACCCGACACTAGGACGCCAAAACACCAGCCATGATATATCCCCCCTTCTTTTGGCCTGTTATTATCATAAACCAAAAATCGTCAAAGTTCTACTCAAGCATATTGAGGAAATAGATATTTATGAAGCTGCAGCTGTCGGATTAGAAGAACCCCTGCGTAAAATGGTAGAATCAGACCCAAGTCTATTGTCTTCTTATTCTCCCCATGGATTCACTGCATTAGGAATGGCTTGCCATTTTGGAAACGAAGAAATTGTTCGGTACCTCCTGCTGAAAGGAGCAGACGCCAATCAGAGTTCAGACAACGGATATTCAGTAAATCCTCTTTACACCGCCGTCAGTTCAAATTTTGAATCAATCGCTAAATTATTGGTTGAGGGCGGTGCAGAGGTCAATGTTCTACAGGCCGGCAATCAAACACCTTTACACGCAGCCGCGGAAAATGGCAATATTGAAATGTTGATTTTACTTTTAGAGAATGGGGCGTCGGTAGACGTGAAGAACGACAATGGAGACCGTCCATCAGATGTTGCCGCTGAGAAAGGTCATCATGAAATAGCAAATATACTACAAGTATAG
- a CDS encoding sulfite exporter TauE/SafE family protein yields the protein MTVFLLLLLGLLVGCFGTMVGAGGGFILVPILLLLYPDKSPEVITSISLAVVFLNASSGSVAYAFKKRIDYKSAWLFCITTLPGSVLGALSTSYIPRDTFNLIFGTILSILAITLIIKPTKNLSKHTDKEKKSFWWMARYLIDIEGVRHIYRYNLLLGIILSFFVGFASSLLGIGGGIIHVPAMVNLLNFPIHIATATSHFVLSLMGLSGTIVHYLKGDLHEGLFEILYLGIGVIAGAQVGARLSTKIKGKVIIQCLAIALLIVAVRILWSTLF from the coding sequence ATGACAGTCTTCCTTCTACTACTACTCGGATTGTTGGTGGGTTGCTTTGGCACAATGGTAGGTGCTGGAGGAGGGTTTATCTTGGTTCCAATACTTCTATTACTTTATCCGGATAAAAGCCCTGAAGTCATCACTAGTATTTCTTTGGCGGTTGTCTTTTTGAACGCAAGCTCAGGGTCTGTGGCTTATGCTTTTAAAAAACGAATTGACTATAAGTCGGCTTGGTTGTTTTGTATTACTACGCTCCCCGGATCTGTTCTGGGGGCCTTGTCAACCTCCTACATTCCACGTGACACATTTAACCTGATCTTTGGAACCATTTTATCAATCCTGGCCATTACACTCATTATCAAACCGACAAAAAACCTTTCCAAACATACGGATAAGGAGAAAAAATCATTCTGGTGGATGGCAAGATACCTCATAGATATTGAAGGGGTCAGACATATTTACCGATATAACCTCTTATTGGGTATCATTTTGAGCTTCTTTGTCGGCTTTGCTTCCAGTCTCTTGGGTATTGGTGGTGGCATTATTCATGTCCCTGCAATGGTCAACCTCTTAAATTTCCCCATACACATTGCGACGGCTACTTCCCATTTTGTGTTAAGTCTAATGGGGCTTAGCGGAACGATTGTGCATTATCTAAAAGGGGATCTACACGAAGGGCTTTTTGAAATACTTTATCTTGGGATTGGTGTAATCGCAGGGGCACAAGTAGGTGCCAGACTTTCAACAAAAATTAAAGGAAAAGTAATTATCCAATGCCTCGCAATTGCACTACTGATCGTTGCGGTGAGGATTTTATGGTCGACTCTATTTTAA
- a CDS encoding PspC domain-containing protein yields the protein MKKLMVFLEQRSFGVCSYLGERLGISISKIRLFFIYSSFLAVGFPVIFYLLAGIVLDIRNYVKRTRNRLWDF from the coding sequence ATGAAAAAGTTAATGGTATTTTTAGAACAACGTTCATTTGGGGTATGTTCATACTTAGGTGAGCGTTTAGGTATTTCTATATCTAAAATCCGTTTGTTTTTTATCTATAGTTCGTTCCTGGCGGTTGGTTTTCCAGTTATTTTTTATCTGCTAGCAGGTATTGTGCTGGATATCCGAAACTATGTAAAACGCACTAGAAACCGTTTGTGGGATTTTTAA
- a CDS encoding TonB-dependent receptor, whose translation MNLLTKRFLLFAILLFPYALFAQRTCDLTIRGRVLDADTDLPLAGSSIHLIEKNLTTQADGHGFFSFQSICTGNYTIEITNLGFEKATHTIEAVKSEKVQNYHMEHEGVVLHDVNVVGHQPALRTTAANTSLRQEELNKSKGEVLAEILQEIPGVTMMQTGATIAKPVIHGMHSNRVLMVNNGIKQEGQQWGTEHAPEIDPFIASEITVIKGAESVKYGAEAIGGVILVEPSPLPINGGLGGRVDLVGSSNGRVGSASAMLESDFKPLQGLSWRVQGTLKKGGNLQAADYYLNNTGIRETNYSAALSYRKSQIHIDAYYSHFNTDLGIFEGAHIGSIEDLNAAIENGRPFTDGEFSYDIDVPRQSVIHDLVKLKLHKDLSKGTQLDIQYGFQRNARQEYDIRRGDRSSIPALDLVLNSHSLDVSYDRINANSLRSLFGLNATAIVSNNTPGTLATPIIPNYDSYGLGVFVVERLVREKYDLEAGLRYDYKTLDAAGYRGDELYGGQHEFHNVSGSLGALWRFHADWNLRSNLGLSWRPPTVNELYSDGLHHGSASIEVGDADLKSEQGYKWINTVSYAKNKLRIELNGYAHYLNNYIYLSPTGEVVESLRGAFPVFHYEQTNALFIGADITASYQLPYGLQYSLKGSYLNADDLETDEDLPMTPSNRLDNKLLYTSSINQGRFSDFFIEAQLQTVFKQNKYNKQSDFAEPPPTYNLINVGAGTQLKLNDQSFGIHLSANNLFNIAYKEYMNRFRYYSHDLGRNISLRLSYNF comes from the coding sequence ATGAACTTACTAACTAAAAGGTTTTTACTTTTCGCTATATTATTGTTTCCGTACGCATTGTTCGCACAGAGAACTTGCGATCTGACAATCCGGGGCCGTGTGCTGGATGCGGATACGGACCTCCCTTTGGCGGGCTCTTCGATACATCTTATTGAGAAAAACCTGACCACACAGGCAGATGGTCATGGCTTTTTCTCTTTTCAGAGTATTTGTACAGGTAATTATACCATCGAGATTACGAATCTGGGTTTCGAAAAAGCAACGCATACAATTGAAGCTGTAAAAAGCGAGAAGGTACAGAATTACCATATGGAGCATGAAGGCGTTGTCCTGCACGATGTGAACGTTGTAGGTCATCAGCCTGCATTGCGCACAACTGCAGCAAACACCAGTCTGCGGCAGGAAGAATTGAATAAATCCAAGGGTGAAGTTCTTGCGGAAATTTTACAAGAAATTCCGGGCGTAACCATGATGCAGACAGGTGCCACCATTGCGAAGCCGGTTATCCACGGCATGCACAGTAACCGTGTGCTGATGGTGAATAATGGTATTAAGCAAGAAGGTCAGCAATGGGGAACGGAACATGCTCCGGAAATTGATCCTTTTATCGCGTCAGAAATTACGGTTATTAAAGGTGCGGAATCGGTAAAATACGGTGCGGAAGCCATTGGTGGTGTGATTCTCGTAGAACCCTCACCTCTACCGATAAATGGTGGTCTGGGAGGAAGAGTCGACTTAGTTGGCAGTTCAAACGGACGGGTGGGGTCGGCATCAGCGATGTTAGAATCTGATTTTAAACCTCTGCAAGGACTTTCATGGCGGGTGCAGGGAACCTTAAAAAAGGGAGGGAATTTGCAGGCTGCGGATTACTATCTAAACAATACGGGTATCCGTGAAACAAATTACTCCGCTGCGCTTTCCTACAGAAAAAGCCAGATACACATCGACGCCTATTACAGCCATTTTAATACAGACCTCGGAATCTTCGAAGGGGCTCATATTGGCTCTATCGAGGACTTGAATGCTGCCATCGAAAACGGGCGACCGTTTACAGACGGAGAATTCAGTTATGATATCGATGTTCCGCGCCAGTCTGTCATCCATGATCTGGTTAAGTTAAAGCTACATAAGGATCTGAGTAAGGGAACACAGCTGGATATACAGTACGGGTTTCAACGCAATGCTCGACAGGAATATGACATACGTCGTGGAGACCGCAGTTCGATTCCGGCGCTCGATCTGGTATTAAATTCACATAGTTTGGATGTGAGTTACGACCGCATCAATGCCAACAGCCTGCGTTCGTTATTCGGATTGAACGCAACAGCGATAGTCAGCAACAACACACCGGGAACATTAGCGACACCGATCATCCCAAACTATGATAGCTATGGATTAGGGGTATTTGTGGTAGAGCGACTGGTTCGAGAGAAATATGATTTGGAAGCAGGTCTCCGTTATGACTATAAAACACTAGATGCCGCTGGTTATCGTGGTGATGAATTATATGGCGGTCAGCATGAATTCCACAACGTTTCCGGTTCGTTAGGAGCTCTTTGGAGATTCCACGCCGACTGGAATTTGAGAAGCAACCTGGGTTTGTCGTGGCGCCCCCCTACTGTTAATGAGCTATATAGCGATGGTCTTCACCATGGTTCGGCATCAATTGAAGTGGGTGATGCAGACTTGAAGAGCGAACAGGGTTATAAGTGGATTAACACAGTGAGTTATGCGAAAAACAAGTTACGTATTGAGTTAAATGGTTATGCTCACTATCTCAACAATTACATCTATTTAAGTCCCACCGGCGAAGTAGTAGAGAGTCTGAGAGGAGCTTTTCCAGTTTTCCATTATGAACAAACCAATGCACTTTTTATCGGCGCAGATATTACAGCGTCATACCAACTACCTTACGGACTGCAATACAGCTTGAAGGGTTCGTACTTAAATGCGGACGACTTAGAGACAGACGAAGACCTTCCGATGACACCATCTAACCGCCTTGACAACAAGCTTTTATATACTTCAAGTATTAATCAAGGCAGATTTTCTGACTTCTTCATCGAAGCACAATTGCAAACTGTTTTTAAACAAAACAAATACAACAAGCAGAGCGATTTTGCAGAGCCGCCACCAACGTATAACCTGATTAACGTCGGCGCTGGAACACAGTTAAAGCTAAATGATCAAAGCTTTGGCATCCACCTGTCAGCTAACAACTTATTCAATATTGCCTACAAGGAATACATGAATCGTTTCAGGTATTACTCACATGATCTGGGCAGAAATATCAGTTTACGATTATCATATAATTTTTAA